A single region of the Vanacampus margaritifer isolate UIUO_Vmar chromosome 13, RoL_Vmar_1.0, whole genome shotgun sequence genome encodes:
- the slc10a4 gene encoding sodium/bile acid cotransporter 4, which produces MANSSAASGVEPPAAPADAADVLSLVPAFWDSPLSHGINVFVGLVLCFTMLGLGCTVDAGQLGEHIRRPVGVLLAVVCQFVIMPLVAFLLALAFSLDDVAAVAVLLCGCCPGGNLSNIMSLLVHGEMNLSIIMTISSTLLALVLMPLCLWIYSRAWINTPVVSLMPFGAIILTLCSTLIPIGLGVMLRYRYTRVADAVLKASLWSLLITLVLLFILTAAMLGPELLSAIPPSVYVVALLMPMCGYAAGYGLAALFHLPPNSRRAVSLETGCQNVQLCTAILKLAFPPQLMGGMYMFPLLYALFQAAEAGVFIVAYRTYRKRVLGKEEPPARRGGEDTDITYQRFQDEDVDFDASYGAVTVSDPNSIMLDPCPPDPTPV; this is translated from the exons ATGGCCAACTCCAGCGCAGCGTCCGGGGTCGAACCCCCCGCCGCCCCCGCCGACGCCGCCGACGTCCTCAGCCTGGTGCCCGCCTTCTGGGACTCCCCGCTGAGCCACGGCATCAACGTGTTCGTGGGCCTGGTGCTGTGCTTCACCATGCTGGGTCTGGGCTGCACGGTGGACGCCGGGCAGCTGGGCGAGCACATCCGGCGGCCGGTCGGCGTCCTGCTGGCCGTCGTGTGCCAGTTCGTCATCATGCCGCTGGTCGCCTTCCTGCTGGCGCTCGCCTTCTCGCTGGACGACGTGGCCGCCGTGGCCGTGCTGCTGTGCGGATGCTGCCCAGGGGGGAACTTGTCCAATATCATGTCGCTGCTGGTGCACGGCGAGATGAACCTCAG CATCATCATGACCATCTCGTCGACGCTGCTGGCGCTGGTGCTGATGCCGCTGTGCCTGTGGATCTACAGCCGCGCGTGGATCAACACGCCCGTGGTCAGCCTCATGCCCTTCGGCGCCATCATCCTGACGCTATGCAGCACGCTCATCCCCATCGGCCTCGGCGTCATGCTACGCTACCGCTACACGCGCGTGGCCGACGCCGTCTTGAAG GCGTCGCTGTGGTCTCTGCTCATCACGCTGGTGCTGCTCTTCATCCTGACGGCGGCCATGCTGGGCCCCGAGCTGCTGTCGGCCATCCCGCCGTCCGTGTACGTGGTGGCCCTGCTGATGCCCATGTGCGGCTACGCGGCGGGCTACGGCCTGGCCGCGCTCTTCCACCTGCCGCCCAACAGCCGGCGCGCCGTCTCGCTGGAGACGGGCTGCCAGAACGTGCAGCTGTGCACCGCCATCCTCAAGCTGGCCTTCCCGCCGCAGCTGATGGGCGGCATGTACATGTTCCCGCTGCTCTACGCGCTCTTCCAGGCGGCCGAGGCGGGCGTCTTCATCGTGGCGTACCGCACGTACCGCAAGCGGGTGCTGGGCAAGGAGGAGCCGCCGGCCCGGCGGGGCGGCGAGGACACGGACATCACGTACCAGCGCTTCCAGGACGAGGACGTCGACTTTGACGCTTCGTATGGGGCGGTGACGGTGAGCGACCCCAACAGCATCATGCTGGACCCCTGCCCGCCGGACCCGACACCTGTGTGA
- the zar1 gene encoding zygote arrest protein 1, translating to MALPAQVCWLNSRKKGKRNKMASYCDEPVDRYFYPSSYNHNPYAGRYRPREAPWKYKSSYLPHYGDASEAFNNQQRAQLKSILSQVNPKLTPRLRKANTKDVAVQVNPKRDTSVQCSLGPRTLVAMKRDFRRKKASESSETSGEAGSPKTVVRYPRTLALYSPVAYRNITCFVADDKEAKRSEEVEVATRDADDVEGVEEEEVEEKEGGEEKRAKPLKCEEQRKSDDAEAAVEDAASKGKARVRFQFLEQKYGYYHCRECNLRWESAYVWCVQGTNKVYFKQYCRKCQKEFNPYRVEDITCHTCNKARCCCALTQRHVDPKRPHRQDLCGRCKGKRLSCDSTFSFKYII from the exons ATGGCGTTACCCGCTCAAGTTTGCTGGTTGAacagcagaaaaaaaggaaaaagaaacaaaatggcgTCATACTGTGACGAGCCAGTCGATCGATATTTCTATCCATCATCGTACAACCACAACCCTTACGCGGGGAGATACCGGCCCAGAGAGGCTCCGTGGAAGTACAAAAGTAGTTACCTGCCCCACTATGGCGACGCCTCGGAGGCCTTCAATAACCAGCAGCGAGCCCAGCTCAAGTCCATCCTGTCCCAGGTCAACCCCAAGCTCACGCCGAGACTCCGCAAGGCGAACACCAAGGACGTGGCCGTGCAGGTCAACCCCAAGCGGGACACCTCTGTGCAATGCTCCCTCGGGCCGCGAACCCTCGTCGCCATGAAGCGAGACTTCCGGCGCAAGAAGGCCTCCGAGAGCTCCGAGACGTCCGGTGAAGCGGGAAGCCCCAAGACGGTCGTGCGTTACCCGCGGACGCTGGCGCTCTACTCCCCCGTGGCCTACCGGAACATCACCTGCTTCGTGGCGGACGACAAGGAGGCCAAACGGAGTGAGGAGGTCGAGGTGGCTACCAGAGACGCCGACGACGTTGAaggggtggaggaggaggaggtggaagaGAAGGAAGGCGGGGAGGAGAAGCGGGCCAAGCCGCTCAAGTGTGAAGAGCAGCGGAAGAGCGACGACGCCGAAGCCGCCGTAGAGGACGCAGCTTCAAAGGGGAAAGCCAGAGTTCGCTTCCAG TTTCTGGAGCAGAAGTACGGCTATTACCACTGCAGAGAGTGCAATCTGAGATGGGAGAGTGCCTACGTGTGGTGCGTTCAGGGCACCAACAAG GTTTACTTTAAACAATACTGCAGGAAATGCCAGAAGGAGTTTAACCCGTACCGTGTGGAGGACATCACATGTCAT ACTTGCAACAAAGCCCGCTGCTGCTGCGCCTTAACTCAACGCCACGTGGACCCCAAGCGTCCGCACAGGCAGGATTTATGCGGCCGCTGCAAAGGCAAGCGGCTCTCGTGCGACAGCACCTTCAGCTTCAAATACATCATCTGA
- the slain2 gene encoding SLAIN motif-containing protein 2 isoform X3, with protein MEDINSNINADLEVRKLQDLVKQLEKQNEQLRGRSMMMSAHHRPHSAGYESLSSSAALLSGGDMAGFAAGVGFGYGDLLENRRCRSPRLSYDGVSFKRPYECEGASAATSGSARNSRCSDDDGETSILDQVDVLDLEDMDCLHEDDDSWLYEAKLNSPLQKALSPVVWCRQALDNPSPDMELAKRSLIHRLDVTMSANKRRSLYGSCYNQQASYGSSYSPNAANSPYGSGFNSPSSTPSKVPIVRQQLMPVNAAHQRNAAAERNPPAVSPQSSVDSELSTSEMDEDSVGSSTTYKLNNVNDVQILARMQEESLRQDYAASASRRSSGSSCHSLRRSTFSDQELDAHSLEDEEEACHPAFHLPASRFSPSPRHSPRASPRNSPRSRSPARSVDYGRGSPQPAIGRLQQPRHSLQGHDTQTNVVKNEEKLRRSLPNLTRSSAAPPPGPESVKNSRSCESNLQLPNGGSPRHQSQSALPLSCCFGDEGDFIPPSSKLRTPAAPSPLALRQPVKAAANPAGSTTTPGRSLVPPRSGLPRPSAPAGGGGGGIPLPRSKLAQPVRRSLPTPRIYSGTRDNLRESY; from the exons ATGGAGGACATCAACTCGAATATTAACGCCGACTTGGAGGTGAGGAAGCTCCAGGATTTGGTGAAGCAGCTCGAGAAGCAGAACGAGCAGCTGCGGGGTCGCTCCATGATGATGTCGGCCCACCACAGACCCCACAGCGCCGGATACGAGTCCTTGTCGTCGTCGGCGGCGTTGCTTTCGGGGGGCGACATGGCCGGCTTCGCCGCCGGGGTGGGGTTCGGCTACGGCGACCTGTTGGAGAACCGCCGCTGCCGGAGCCCGCGGCTCTCCTACGATGGCGTCAGCTTCAAGAGGCCGTACGAGTGCGAGGGCGCCTCGGCGGCCACCTCCGGCTCGGCCCGCAACTCGCGGTGCTCGGACGACGACGGCGAGACGTCCATCCTGGACCAGGTTGACGTGTTGGACTTGGAGGACATGGACTGTCTGCACGAGGACGACGACAGCTG GCTGTACGAGGCCAAGCTGAACAGTCCCCTGCAGAAGGCGCTGAGCCCCGTCGTGTGGTGCCGGCAAGCTCTGGACAACCCGAGTCCGGACATGGAGCTGGCCAAGCGCTCGCTCATCCACAGGCTGGACGTCACCATGTCGG cTAACAAGCGCCGCAGCCTGTACGGGAGCTGCTACAACCAGCAGGCGAGCTACGGCAGCTCGTACAGCCCCAACGCCGCCAACAGTCCCTACGGCAGCGGCTTCAACTCGCCCTCGTCCACGCCCAGCAAGGTGCCCATCGTCAGGCAGCAGCTGATGCCCGTCAACGCAG CGCACCAGCGCAACGCGGCGGCGGAAAGGAACCCGCCGGCCGTCAGCCCGCAGTCGTCGGTGGACAGCGAGCTCAGCACCTCCGAGATGGACGAAGACTCCGTCGGCTCTTCCACGACTTACAAGCTCAACAACGTCAACGACGTCCAGATTCTGGCGCGCATGCAGGAAGAGA GTCTGAGGCAGGACTACGCCGCCTCGGCCTCCCGCCGCAGCTCGGGTTCGTCCTGCCACTCGCTGCGTCGCAGCACTTTTAGCGACCAGGAGCTGGACGCGCACAGtttggaggacgaggaggaggcgtGCCACCCGGCCTTCCACCTGCCCGCCAGCCGCTTCAGCCCCTCGCCCCGACACTCGCCGCGCGCCTCCCCGCGCAACTCGCCGCGCTCGCGCTCGCCGGCCCGCTCCGTCGACTACGGCCGCGGCTCGCCCCAGCCCGCCATCGGCCGTCTGCAGCAGCCGCGACACTCGCTGCAGGGCCACGACACGCAGACCAACGTGGTCAAGAACGAAG aAAAGCTGCGTCGTAGTCTGCCCAACCTCACGCGTTCCAGCGCGGCGCCCCCACCAGGCCCGGAGTCGGTCAAGAACAGTCGAAGCTGCGAGTCCAACCTGCAGCTGCCAAATGGAGGCTCGCCCAGACACCAGAGCCAATCAGCTC TCCCGCTTTCCTGTTGCTTTGGCGACGAAGGTGACTTCA TCCCGCCATCCAGCAAGCTGCGGACGCCGGCCGCACCTTCGCCCCTGGCCTTGAGGCAGCCCGTCAAGGCCGCCGCCAACCCCGCCGGCTCCACCACAACGCCCGGCCGGTCCCTGGTTCCGCCCCGCAGCGGCCTGCCTCGCCCCAGCGCCCCggcaggaggcggcggcggcggcatccCTTTGCCTCGCAGCAAGCTGGCGCAGCCTGTACGCAG AAGTCTACCGACTCCTCGCATCTACAGCGGCACCAGGGACAACCTGAGGGAAAGCTACTAG
- the slain2 gene encoding SLAIN motif-containing protein 2 isoform X4: MEDINSNINADLEVRKLQDLVKQLEKQNEQLRGRSMMMSAHHRPHSAGYESLSSSAALLSGGDMAGFAAGVGFGYGDLLENRRCRSPRLSYDGVSFKRPYECEGASAATSGSARNSRCSDDDGETSILDQVDVLDLEDMDCLHEDDDSWLYEAKLNSPLQKALSPVVWCRQALDNPSPDMELAKRSLIHRLDVTMSANKRRSLYGSCYNQQASYGSSYSPNAANSPYGSGFNSPSSTPSKVPIVRQQLMPVNAAHQRNAAAERNPPAVSPQSSVDSELSTSEMDEDSVGSSTTYKLNNVNDVQILARMQEESLRQDYAASASRRSSGSSCHSLRRSTFSDQELDAHSLEDEEEACHPAFHLPASRFSPSPRHSPRASPRNSPRSRSPARSVDYGRGSPQPAIGRLQQPRHSLQGHDTQTNVVKNEEKLRRSLPNLTRSSAAPPPGPESVKNSRSCESNLQLPNGGSPRHQSQSALPPSSKLRTPAAPSPLALRQPVKAAANPAGSTTTPGRSLVPPRSGLPRPSAPAGGGGGGIPLPRSKLAQPVRRSLPTPRIYSGTRDNLRESY; this comes from the exons ATGGAGGACATCAACTCGAATATTAACGCCGACTTGGAGGTGAGGAAGCTCCAGGATTTGGTGAAGCAGCTCGAGAAGCAGAACGAGCAGCTGCGGGGTCGCTCCATGATGATGTCGGCCCACCACAGACCCCACAGCGCCGGATACGAGTCCTTGTCGTCGTCGGCGGCGTTGCTTTCGGGGGGCGACATGGCCGGCTTCGCCGCCGGGGTGGGGTTCGGCTACGGCGACCTGTTGGAGAACCGCCGCTGCCGGAGCCCGCGGCTCTCCTACGATGGCGTCAGCTTCAAGAGGCCGTACGAGTGCGAGGGCGCCTCGGCGGCCACCTCCGGCTCGGCCCGCAACTCGCGGTGCTCGGACGACGACGGCGAGACGTCCATCCTGGACCAGGTTGACGTGTTGGACTTGGAGGACATGGACTGTCTGCACGAGGACGACGACAGCTG GCTGTACGAGGCCAAGCTGAACAGTCCCCTGCAGAAGGCGCTGAGCCCCGTCGTGTGGTGCCGGCAAGCTCTGGACAACCCGAGTCCGGACATGGAGCTGGCCAAGCGCTCGCTCATCCACAGGCTGGACGTCACCATGTCGG cTAACAAGCGCCGCAGCCTGTACGGGAGCTGCTACAACCAGCAGGCGAGCTACGGCAGCTCGTACAGCCCCAACGCCGCCAACAGTCCCTACGGCAGCGGCTTCAACTCGCCCTCGTCCACGCCCAGCAAGGTGCCCATCGTCAGGCAGCAGCTGATGCCCGTCAACGCAG CGCACCAGCGCAACGCGGCGGCGGAAAGGAACCCGCCGGCCGTCAGCCCGCAGTCGTCGGTGGACAGCGAGCTCAGCACCTCCGAGATGGACGAAGACTCCGTCGGCTCTTCCACGACTTACAAGCTCAACAACGTCAACGACGTCCAGATTCTGGCGCGCATGCAGGAAGAGA GTCTGAGGCAGGACTACGCCGCCTCGGCCTCCCGCCGCAGCTCGGGTTCGTCCTGCCACTCGCTGCGTCGCAGCACTTTTAGCGACCAGGAGCTGGACGCGCACAGtttggaggacgaggaggaggcgtGCCACCCGGCCTTCCACCTGCCCGCCAGCCGCTTCAGCCCCTCGCCCCGACACTCGCCGCGCGCCTCCCCGCGCAACTCGCCGCGCTCGCGCTCGCCGGCCCGCTCCGTCGACTACGGCCGCGGCTCGCCCCAGCCCGCCATCGGCCGTCTGCAGCAGCCGCGACACTCGCTGCAGGGCCACGACACGCAGACCAACGTGGTCAAGAACGAAG aAAAGCTGCGTCGTAGTCTGCCCAACCTCACGCGTTCCAGCGCGGCGCCCCCACCAGGCCCGGAGTCGGTCAAGAACAGTCGAAGCTGCGAGTCCAACCTGCAGCTGCCAAATGGAGGCTCGCCCAGACACCAGAGCCAATCAGCTC TCCCGCCATCCAGCAAGCTGCGGACGCCGGCCGCACCTTCGCCCCTGGCCTTGAGGCAGCCCGTCAAGGCCGCCGCCAACCCCGCCGGCTCCACCACAACGCCCGGCCGGTCCCTGGTTCCGCCCCGCAGCGGCCTGCCTCGCCCCAGCGCCCCggcaggaggcggcggcggcggcatccCTTTGCCTCGCAGCAAGCTGGCGCAGCCTGTACGCAG AAGTCTACCGACTCCTCGCATCTACAGCGGCACCAGGGACAACCTGAGGGAAAGCTACTAG
- the slain2 gene encoding SLAIN motif-containing protein 2 isoform X2 has product MEDINSNINADLEVRKLQDLVKQLEKQNEQLRGRSMMMSAHHRPHSAGYESLSSSAALLSGGDMAGFAAGVGFGYGDLLENRRCRSPRLSYDGVSFKRPYECEGASAATSGSARNSRCSDDDGETSILDQVDVLDLEDMDCLHEDDDSWLYEAKLNSPLQKALSPVVWCRQALDNPSPDMELAKRSLIHRLDVTMSANKRRSLYGSCYNQQASYGSSYSPNAANSPYGSGFNSPSSTPSKVPIVRQQLMPVNAAHQRNAAAERNPPAVSPQSSVDSELSTSEMDEDSVGSSTTYKLNNVNDVQILARMQEESLRQDYAASASRRSSGSSCHSLRRSTFSDQELDAHSLEDEEEACHPAFHLPASRFSPSPRHSPRASPRNSPRSRSPARSVDYGRGSPQPAIGRLQQPRHSLQGHDTQTNVVKNEEKLRRSLPNLTRSSAAPPPGPESVKNSRSCESNLQLPNGGSPRHQSQSAPAPQLPRHSTPKSKEQPQSPRARQVPPSSKLRTPAAPSPLALRQPVKAAANPAGSTTTPGRSLVPPRSGLPRPSAPAGGGGGGIPLPRSKLAQPVRRSLPTPRIYSGTRDNLRESY; this is encoded by the exons ATGGAGGACATCAACTCGAATATTAACGCCGACTTGGAGGTGAGGAAGCTCCAGGATTTGGTGAAGCAGCTCGAGAAGCAGAACGAGCAGCTGCGGGGTCGCTCCATGATGATGTCGGCCCACCACAGACCCCACAGCGCCGGATACGAGTCCTTGTCGTCGTCGGCGGCGTTGCTTTCGGGGGGCGACATGGCCGGCTTCGCCGCCGGGGTGGGGTTCGGCTACGGCGACCTGTTGGAGAACCGCCGCTGCCGGAGCCCGCGGCTCTCCTACGATGGCGTCAGCTTCAAGAGGCCGTACGAGTGCGAGGGCGCCTCGGCGGCCACCTCCGGCTCGGCCCGCAACTCGCGGTGCTCGGACGACGACGGCGAGACGTCCATCCTGGACCAGGTTGACGTGTTGGACTTGGAGGACATGGACTGTCTGCACGAGGACGACGACAGCTG GCTGTACGAGGCCAAGCTGAACAGTCCCCTGCAGAAGGCGCTGAGCCCCGTCGTGTGGTGCCGGCAAGCTCTGGACAACCCGAGTCCGGACATGGAGCTGGCCAAGCGCTCGCTCATCCACAGGCTGGACGTCACCATGTCGG cTAACAAGCGCCGCAGCCTGTACGGGAGCTGCTACAACCAGCAGGCGAGCTACGGCAGCTCGTACAGCCCCAACGCCGCCAACAGTCCCTACGGCAGCGGCTTCAACTCGCCCTCGTCCACGCCCAGCAAGGTGCCCATCGTCAGGCAGCAGCTGATGCCCGTCAACGCAG CGCACCAGCGCAACGCGGCGGCGGAAAGGAACCCGCCGGCCGTCAGCCCGCAGTCGTCGGTGGACAGCGAGCTCAGCACCTCCGAGATGGACGAAGACTCCGTCGGCTCTTCCACGACTTACAAGCTCAACAACGTCAACGACGTCCAGATTCTGGCGCGCATGCAGGAAGAGA GTCTGAGGCAGGACTACGCCGCCTCGGCCTCCCGCCGCAGCTCGGGTTCGTCCTGCCACTCGCTGCGTCGCAGCACTTTTAGCGACCAGGAGCTGGACGCGCACAGtttggaggacgaggaggaggcgtGCCACCCGGCCTTCCACCTGCCCGCCAGCCGCTTCAGCCCCTCGCCCCGACACTCGCCGCGCGCCTCCCCGCGCAACTCGCCGCGCTCGCGCTCGCCGGCCCGCTCCGTCGACTACGGCCGCGGCTCGCCCCAGCCCGCCATCGGCCGTCTGCAGCAGCCGCGACACTCGCTGCAGGGCCACGACACGCAGACCAACGTGGTCAAGAACGAAG aAAAGCTGCGTCGTAGTCTGCCCAACCTCACGCGTTCCAGCGCGGCGCCCCCACCAGGCCCGGAGTCGGTCAAGAACAGTCGAAGCTGCGAGTCCAACCTGCAGCTGCCAAATGGAGGCTCGCCCAGACACCAGAGCCAATCAGCTC CAGCGCCTCAGCTCCCGAGACACTCCACTCCCAAAAGCAAAGAGCAACCGCAAAGCCCAAGGGCCCGGCAAG TCCCGCCATCCAGCAAGCTGCGGACGCCGGCCGCACCTTCGCCCCTGGCCTTGAGGCAGCCCGTCAAGGCCGCCGCCAACCCCGCCGGCTCCACCACAACGCCCGGCCGGTCCCTGGTTCCGCCCCGCAGCGGCCTGCCTCGCCCCAGCGCCCCggcaggaggcggcggcggcggcatccCTTTGCCTCGCAGCAAGCTGGCGCAGCCTGTACGCAG AAGTCTACCGACTCCTCGCATCTACAGCGGCACCAGGGACAACCTGAGGGAAAGCTACTAG
- the slain2 gene encoding SLAIN motif-containing protein 2 isoform X1 — MEDINSNINADLEVRKLQDLVKQLEKQNEQLRGRSMMMSAHHRPHSAGYESLSSSAALLSGGDMAGFAAGVGFGYGDLLENRRCRSPRLSYDGVSFKRPYECEGASAATSGSARNSRCSDDDGETSILDQVDVLDLEDMDCLHEDDDSWLYEAKLNSPLQKALSPVVWCRQALDNPSPDMELAKRSLIHRLDVTMSANKRRSLYGSCYNQQASYGSSYSPNAANSPYGSGFNSPSSTPSKVPIVRQQLMPVNAAHQRNAAAERNPPAVSPQSSVDSELSTSEMDEDSVGSSTTYKLNNVNDVQILARMQEESLRQDYAASASRRSSGSSCHSLRRSTFSDQELDAHSLEDEEEACHPAFHLPASRFSPSPRHSPRASPRNSPRSRSPARSVDYGRGSPQPAIGRLQQPRHSLQGHDTQTNVVKNEEKLRRSLPNLTRSSAAPPPGPESVKNSRSCESNLQLPNGGSPRHQSQSAPAPQLPRHSTPKSKEQPQSPRARQVPLSCCFGDEGDFIPPSSKLRTPAAPSPLALRQPVKAAANPAGSTTTPGRSLVPPRSGLPRPSAPAGGGGGGIPLPRSKLAQPVRRSLPTPRIYSGTRDNLRESY; from the exons ATGGAGGACATCAACTCGAATATTAACGCCGACTTGGAGGTGAGGAAGCTCCAGGATTTGGTGAAGCAGCTCGAGAAGCAGAACGAGCAGCTGCGGGGTCGCTCCATGATGATGTCGGCCCACCACAGACCCCACAGCGCCGGATACGAGTCCTTGTCGTCGTCGGCGGCGTTGCTTTCGGGGGGCGACATGGCCGGCTTCGCCGCCGGGGTGGGGTTCGGCTACGGCGACCTGTTGGAGAACCGCCGCTGCCGGAGCCCGCGGCTCTCCTACGATGGCGTCAGCTTCAAGAGGCCGTACGAGTGCGAGGGCGCCTCGGCGGCCACCTCCGGCTCGGCCCGCAACTCGCGGTGCTCGGACGACGACGGCGAGACGTCCATCCTGGACCAGGTTGACGTGTTGGACTTGGAGGACATGGACTGTCTGCACGAGGACGACGACAGCTG GCTGTACGAGGCCAAGCTGAACAGTCCCCTGCAGAAGGCGCTGAGCCCCGTCGTGTGGTGCCGGCAAGCTCTGGACAACCCGAGTCCGGACATGGAGCTGGCCAAGCGCTCGCTCATCCACAGGCTGGACGTCACCATGTCGG cTAACAAGCGCCGCAGCCTGTACGGGAGCTGCTACAACCAGCAGGCGAGCTACGGCAGCTCGTACAGCCCCAACGCCGCCAACAGTCCCTACGGCAGCGGCTTCAACTCGCCCTCGTCCACGCCCAGCAAGGTGCCCATCGTCAGGCAGCAGCTGATGCCCGTCAACGCAG CGCACCAGCGCAACGCGGCGGCGGAAAGGAACCCGCCGGCCGTCAGCCCGCAGTCGTCGGTGGACAGCGAGCTCAGCACCTCCGAGATGGACGAAGACTCCGTCGGCTCTTCCACGACTTACAAGCTCAACAACGTCAACGACGTCCAGATTCTGGCGCGCATGCAGGAAGAGA GTCTGAGGCAGGACTACGCCGCCTCGGCCTCCCGCCGCAGCTCGGGTTCGTCCTGCCACTCGCTGCGTCGCAGCACTTTTAGCGACCAGGAGCTGGACGCGCACAGtttggaggacgaggaggaggcgtGCCACCCGGCCTTCCACCTGCCCGCCAGCCGCTTCAGCCCCTCGCCCCGACACTCGCCGCGCGCCTCCCCGCGCAACTCGCCGCGCTCGCGCTCGCCGGCCCGCTCCGTCGACTACGGCCGCGGCTCGCCCCAGCCCGCCATCGGCCGTCTGCAGCAGCCGCGACACTCGCTGCAGGGCCACGACACGCAGACCAACGTGGTCAAGAACGAAG aAAAGCTGCGTCGTAGTCTGCCCAACCTCACGCGTTCCAGCGCGGCGCCCCCACCAGGCCCGGAGTCGGTCAAGAACAGTCGAAGCTGCGAGTCCAACCTGCAGCTGCCAAATGGAGGCTCGCCCAGACACCAGAGCCAATCAGCTC CAGCGCCTCAGCTCCCGAGACACTCCACTCCCAAAAGCAAAGAGCAACCGCAAAGCCCAAGGGCCCGGCAAG TCCCGCTTTCCTGTTGCTTTGGCGACGAAGGTGACTTCA TCCCGCCATCCAGCAAGCTGCGGACGCCGGCCGCACCTTCGCCCCTGGCCTTGAGGCAGCCCGTCAAGGCCGCCGCCAACCCCGCCGGCTCCACCACAACGCCCGGCCGGTCCCTGGTTCCGCCCCGCAGCGGCCTGCCTCGCCCCAGCGCCCCggcaggaggcggcggcggcggcatccCTTTGCCTCGCAGCAAGCTGGCGCAGCCTGTACGCAG AAGTCTACCGACTCCTCGCATCTACAGCGGCACCAGGGACAACCTGAGGGAAAGCTACTAG